The Kordia sp. SMS9 DNA window TGAATTTGATGAGTACACATACATCATCAAAGGAAAAAAACAATTCATCATTGAAGGCGAAACCATCATTCTGGAAGCAGGACAATCTATCAAACTCGAAAAAAATACACGCGTTCAATATTCCAATCCGTTCGACGAAGACTGCGAATACATTGCGATTTGCTTGCCTGCGTTTTCGATGGATTTGGTGCATCGTGAAGAAAAATAAGAGAAAAATTTCAAATAACACACAACTGTCTGAGAAGCTTTTTAAGACTTCCCAGACAGTTTTTTGGTTCTACATACGCGATTGTTTACTTAATAATCGTTACATATCGGTACGTACCATTTTTCCCAATATATCCATACCCATTCGTCGTTCTAGCTCTGGCATATACATTGAACGAATGTGCGCAGGTTACTTTTGCTTGGAAACTTCCAGATATGTTTCTGCTTCCTTGCCAAGTTGCTGGCGGCGTGGTCAAATTATACGATTGATACACAATATTTTCGGAATCACCATCACCCCAACGGGCTGTTAAACTATAGTCTAACAGATTTCCTTCGGTGTCAAATGCTTCAAAATTCACATCAATCTTGTCTGTCGGATTTTGCAAATTCACAATGCCACACGCGCCAATTTCCACATTTTTATATTTGATCGAATTGATACTTACTTCTGGTAAATTGTTGTCAATATACATCGTCAAAATTTGCTCTGGAGTCGTTGCACCAACTTCCGTTCCTGCATTGTTGTAAAACTTCACTTTAAACTGATGCAATCCGGTGTTGAGTTTGGTAGAATTAAATTGGAATAACAAATCATCAATCGAATAATCAACTCCTGCACTTGGCATTTTGTAGAAATTATTGCTATCTGGTGAAGCGGCTTCCAGTACATAATCAGAACCGTCCCATTTGTAATTATACCAAGAAGTCACAAACTCTGAGAATGATCCTGAAGTTCCTGATCGATGGAATACTTTGTATTTTTTGGCACCTAATCCTGGCAATTGATCCATTTTTGTACGATTTCCAATTACGTTCAATCGTCCGCCAAAAGCAGCATTTTTCGCATGAATAAAATAATTAGACGCTGTAGTTGCACGTCCTGTAGATGCACTAATTTTTGTAGTTGGAATCAATCCTACACTTCCCATCACTGGTCCAAGATCTGCGGAAGAAATAGATGGTTTTCTTGAAAAATACAAGGTGTGTAATTTTGAAAAATCTCTAAAGAAATTTGTCGGCGTGTCGTAATTTAAGTTTGGTTTGGATGAATGTACTCGAAAACCGAATTTTGTATACGAGCTGAACCACCACCACAACAAATTTACTTTTAAGTCAGACAATAAGAAGCGAAACTTCCAAATTCTGTGTGGCGTTGCGGAGTTGGGAGACGTTCCAAAGGTACTTTTACATTCTGATTTTTGTGCTTCGTTCAACAAACCTGTCCAACGTCCTGCACCTAAGTAATATTGGCGTCCCATTTTGTTTGGGTTTCCACGGTAATTTCCATAATTCACGTCGCTTCGTGGTGTAATGACTTTGTTTCGGTTTCTATCAAACGTAAACCAAAAATAATCGCCTGTTCCTGGATCGTTGTGCGTGTCTTTCACGACATCTAATACAACGTACACATATTTCGCATCGTTCTTAGCGAGCATAAATCCGCCATCAAATTCCATTTGTTTGTCTAGCGCTCCTGCCCAAACTGCATCTTCTAATTGGTCATCTAACGTAATGGGCGTTCCTGCCCAAGTTGATTTAATTGT harbors:
- a CDS encoding cupin domain-containing protein, with the protein product MPSKKYHIQKSPFIVPTTDGKLIEEHFGNATDGNSGISIAHMIAPPKWSEPFQTPEFDEYTYIIKGKKQFIIEGETIILEAGQSIKLEKNTRVQYSNPFDEDCEYIAICLPAFSMDLVHREEK